The following are encoded together in the Planctomycetia bacterium genome:
- a CDS encoding transposase, translated as MSNPHRRRLKHYNDAGHAHLFTFSCWKRLQLLSKDRSRLWFIRSLYKTLKQHDFGCWAYIIMPEHVHLVVIPHRHAYSTSDFLSSLKLGVTRAAVKYLKLHHPAFLKKLLDVQPSGRQCYRFWQPGGGFDLNLWTDARIWEKINYCHENPLRRKLVVLPEEWEWSSYRDYRATRTVGRVPIDWKTLPDDPLREYN; from the coding sequence AACGATGCAGGCCACGCTCACTTATTCACCTTCTCGTGCTGGAAAAGGTTGCAGCTACTTTCTAAAGATCGATCCCGACTCTGGTTCATCAGATCACTCTACAAAACCTTGAAACAACACGACTTCGGCTGCTGGGCCTATATCATCATGCCTGAGCACGTGCATCTGGTGGTGATCCCCCATCGCCACGCCTACAGCACCAGCGACTTTCTGTCATCACTGAAACTGGGTGTCACCCGTGCAGCGGTGAAGTATTTGAAACTGCATCACCCGGCGTTTCTGAAAAAGCTTCTGGATGTGCAACCCTCCGGCCGACAGTGTTATCGATTCTGGCAACCGGGTGGAGGATTTGATCTGAACCTCTGGACAGATGCCAGGATATGGGAGAAGATCAATTACTGCCATGAGAACCCGCTACGGCGAAAGTTGGTGGTGCTGCCAGAGGAATGGGAATGGTCCAGCTACCGGGACTATCGAGCGACACGCACCGTGGGACGAGTTCCGATTGATTGGAAGACGTTACCCGATGATCCACTCAGGGAGTACAACTAA